Sequence from the Fictibacillus arsenicus genome:
GCCAATTATACTAATCGAATATGACAGAACCATTAGGAGAAGGTAACAAAGAGATTACAATATTATATTTATATAATAATAGGTAAATTAGTAAGTAAATGGATTAGAGATGGAGAATGCTGAAAAATGATAGAGGTTTCTGTGGTTCTCGACAAATTTCCCAGGAAATAGACAAGGATTGTTAATTATCGTTCCTTTCATCATTCCATTCATCAAGACGGTTTAATAACTGATCTAGTTCTTGACTGCATATAACTGTTTCCTTCGCTGTAAGCCCATATGTTTTTCCAAGACAAAGCAAGACTTCGCGTTTTTCTTCAATTAATTGTAGCAACATGTATTATTCACAACTTTCATGAAAGATTTTGTCTCAATAAATATGCATTATTTTTAAGAAAAGAAAAAGGGTTTCGTGGAAAGAAGTGATAATGTTACAAGGTTCAACAACGCTCGATGATAGTATGTCGATTTATCTGAGTATCCTGTTGACTAGTTTTTGGAGAGGAAGGGAAATATATAGCTAGAGAAATAGTTTGAGAGGAGAAAATTATGCATCACTCGTTGAATATTGCGTTCATTTTATTAGCTGTTGCGGTTGGAGTAACTGCTTTGGCAAAGAAAATAAAAAAACCTTATCCAATTGCACTTGTGATAGTAGGAGCGATCATCGGGCTTGTACCTCTTCCGGCTCTGGACCCTTTAAAAGGATTTGTTGAAGAGGGTTACACATTTCAATTTATTATCATTTCGCTTTTGTTGCCTACTTTACTAGGAGAGGCAAGTTTGAAACTTCCTTTCAGCCACTTGAGAGAAAATACAAAAGCTATAGGGGCACTAGCTGTTGGAGGAACCTTTCTTACCTTTTTGATTATCGGTGCTGGATCTTATTACATATTGGATTTAAGTCTTCAAACGGCTTTTGTATTTGCTGCTTTAATGAGCGCGACAGATCCTGTATCCGTTTTAAGCATTTTTAAAACTCTTGGAGTGAACCGAAAACTTTCAACTGTAATTGAAGGAGAGAGTTTGTTTAATGATGGATTAGCAGTTGTGCTTTTTATGATTGCCTCAATCTACCTGCCTTCTTATATTGAAATGGGTGCAGGGGGAATACTGGCTGCTGTTCTGATGCTTTTTAAAGTTGCGATCGGCGGAGCTATTGTAGGTGGAGGATTAGGATATATTTTTTCTAAGTTTACAAGCTGGTACGATGATTACCCGCTTGAGATTTTGTTTTCTATACTATTATTTTATGGTAGCTTCCTAATCGCAGAGTCCATACATGTATCGGGGGTAATTGCTGTTGTAGTTGCAGGTCTTGTCTTCGGAAATTATGGTGCCAAAATAGGGATGAGTCCAACTACTAAAATAAACATTCATTCTTTTTGGGATGTTTTGGCGCTGTTTGCGAATTCACTAGTGTTTCTGCTTGTCGGACTGGAAATCGCCTATATCGATATCAATGATAAATGGGGATTAATTGCAGTAAGTATTCTATTAGTACTTGCTGCAAGAACGGTGGCAGTATACACCTCGATGCTTCCTTTAAAAGGTATACCAGCAAAATGGAAACATGTGCTTAATTGGGGCGGACTAAAAGGATCTTTGTCAATCGCTCTTGCGCTAAGTTTACCAGGAGATTTTCCGGGTCGGGAAAATATTATTATTTTAGCATTCTCTGTCGTTTTCTTTTCTTTGTTAGTACAAGGCATGACAATCTCCTCATTAATCAACAAACTGAACATAAAAGGCCCAAATAAAGAAAGAACAGATTATGAAGAGGCAATGACCGCTGTTCATAGATATGATTACGCTATAGAAAGACTAGATCAGTTAAAGAACGAGGCTGTTATTTCCACAATCGTTTTTGAAAGAATGAAAGCATTGTATGATCATAAACAAAAGGAAGCGAAAGAAACACTGGATGTGATGTATGAGGAGCACCCCGAGTGGAGGAAGACACAAGAACATATTGCTTCAATTGAGGCTCTTTATGCAGAACATGAGGCGATAGAAAGATTGCTAAGAAAAGATATGATATCCAGCCAGCTTGCAGAAGAAGAAATTGAGCGGATTATTGATCATATTGAACAGAAGAAAAATAAATATTATGAAGAAGAAAATTAAAAAATGGCCAAAAGGGGCCATTTTTTATATGTTTTCTTGTCTTGAAAGAGTGAATTGATTGAGAAGCTGATCGAGCTGCTGACTGACTTTAACTATTTTTGGATGTGCCAGTTCATGGTTCAACTGGAGTGAAGTGCGATATAGTTCTTCTCTTAATAGGCTAATTCGGTCTTGAATCGTATGCTCCTTCATATGTATATCTCCCTAGCAATTATTACCGACGAAGGAGTTCATTCGGCACTGGCTGGCATATCTTTTTAAAGACTTAGCCCCTGTAGCTTTGCGTCCTTCCCTTTCGAAAAGTTTGCCCTTTCGTCGATTGAATTCATAAGTATAGCATAATGACTCAACTTTTTTACAAATAATTACAAAATAATACAACAGTAGAGTTTTTGGTCAGTGAAAACCATTCCTGTCACTAATGATATCGGATGTGATCCTAATAAGTTTAAGCTCATTTCTATAAGATTGTTGCTTTGCTTTTAAAGGTTTTTTGGAGGATGCTTCTTCGACTAGTTGATTGGAGCGGAAGGTGCGAGACTCCTCGAAAATGAAAATCAATTTTCTTCGTGCGATGTAACGCTCTCGAAGCCTTCCTTGTCCTGCGGGAGCAGCGGGACAGGTGAGACCCTGGCAGGCTTGATTAGCCTAGGGGGCTCACCGCACGCCCCACGGAAAGCGAGCATCCTGGAGCGGATATCAACTACTTCCAATAGCAACAAAGTTGTTTTTTTGGTCAACTTAAGGAATTTCCTTTAAAATAGAAATGATATGCAATGAATGAGCAAACGACTAATTTGCTATAATTGGTAATAACAACTTGAAGGAGGGGAGACGGAATGAAGCAACCAGAGGAAGACGATGAAAGAAATCGTACACAATATGATTCCCCTGAAAAGAAAGTTCAAAATACACATTCGGTTAAGTTGTGGAGTGAGTATTTTTCAGAACGATTCGAGACATTCGAAAGACGGAA
This genomic interval carries:
- a CDS encoding aspartyl-phosphate phosphatase Spo0E family protein is translated as MLLQLIEEKREVLLCLGKTYGLTAKETVICSQELDQLLNRLDEWNDERNDN
- a CDS encoding cation:proton antiporter, producing MHHSLNIAFILLAVAVGVTALAKKIKKPYPIALVIVGAIIGLVPLPALDPLKGFVEEGYTFQFIIISLLLPTLLGEASLKLPFSHLRENTKAIGALAVGGTFLTFLIIGAGSYYILDLSLQTAFVFAALMSATDPVSVLSIFKTLGVNRKLSTVIEGESLFNDGLAVVLFMIASIYLPSYIEMGAGGILAAVLMLFKVAIGGAIVGGGLGYIFSKFTSWYDDYPLEILFSILLFYGSFLIAESIHVSGVIAVVVAGLVFGNYGAKIGMSPTTKINIHSFWDVLALFANSLVFLLVGLEIAYIDINDKWGLIAVSILLVLAARTVAVYTSMLPLKGIPAKWKHVLNWGGLKGSLSIALALSLPGDFPGRENIIILAFSVVFFSLLVQGMTISSLINKLNIKGPNKERTDYEEAMTAVHRYDYAIERLDQLKNEAVISTIVFERMKALYDHKQKEAKETLDVMYEEHPEWRKTQEHIASIEALYAEHEAIERLLRKDMISSQLAEEEIERIIDHIEQKKNKYYEEEN
- a CDS encoding aspartyl-phosphate phosphatase Spo0E family protein, which translates into the protein MKEHTIQDRISLLREELYRTSLQLNHELAHPKIVKVSQQLDQLLNQFTLSRQENI